One Aureibacillus halotolerans DNA segment encodes these proteins:
- a CDS encoding ZIP family metal transporter — MLDVLIGSVLSAMATGLGALPILMLQNVTHRWRDIMLAFTAGVMMAAATFSLIPQALEEGSYVALVIGIFLGALVLTSLEYTIPHVELDHRKQTVPFDRKALLVIAAITLHNIPEGLSVGVSYASDDEGLGGLVALAIGLQNAPEGFLVALYLIQEKVKKHKAFLIATATGAVEIVSSLLGYFLTAVVAWLVPIGLAFAAGAMLFIIYKELIPESHGDGHERPATFAFIVGLLLMILLTTIF, encoded by the coding sequence ATGTTAGATGTATTGATTGGAAGTGTACTATCTGCAATGGCAACAGGATTAGGTGCTCTGCCAATTTTGATGCTACAAAATGTGACGCATCGCTGGCGGGATATTATGCTTGCCTTTACAGCAGGGGTCATGATGGCTGCTGCCACATTCAGCCTCATCCCTCAGGCACTTGAAGAAGGGTCGTATGTAGCATTAGTTATTGGTATTTTCCTTGGTGCCCTTGTCCTTACTTCATTAGAATATACAATCCCTCACGTCGAGCTTGACCATCGTAAACAAACGGTCCCGTTTGATCGGAAGGCATTACTCGTCATTGCAGCAATTACACTGCATAATATACCAGAAGGTTTGTCAGTTGGTGTAAGCTATGCAAGTGACGACGAAGGTCTAGGCGGCCTAGTCGCATTAGCTATTGGTCTTCAAAACGCGCCTGAGGGATTTCTGGTAGCGCTCTATCTCATCCAAGAAAAAGTTAAAAAGCATAAAGCCTTTCTCATAGCAACGGCAACTGGGGCTGTTGAAATTGTCTCATCGTTGCTTGGTTATTTTCTGACGGCTGTTGTGGCATGGCTTGTACCAATTGGTTTAGCTTTTGCAGCAGGGGCTATGCTGTTTATTATATACAAAGAGCTCATTCCAGAAAGTCATGGTGATGGTCATGAAAGACCTGCCACCTTTGCGTTTATTGTTGGTTTGCTTTTGATGATTTTGCTAACAACCATCTTTTAA
- a CDS encoding Yip1 family protein — translation MNQSEKKAFLRIWIAPRETIRHILNSTPTRTLLLIIVALAGIGSVASSLFFQPDLSFSPEQANWLPFDDLPFTMVWALVLIGGFLLGLISMYWLTPWLYTMVGKWFKGTGTFKQMQIAYVWANVPSMVFGIISLLCLISLGSSVLTPAAEVSGALLAVSLAYSYIGTIFTIWAFVLSLNTISVVHQFSRWSSLGTVLLSIILLIGFVLILSLITVVIIIIL, via the coding sequence ATGAACCAAAGTGAAAAGAAAGCGTTTCTTAGAATTTGGATAGCACCACGAGAAACCATTCGACATATATTAAACAGTACGCCTACACGTACATTGCTCCTTATTATTGTCGCTTTGGCTGGCATAGGAAGTGTAGCATCAAGCCTATTCTTCCAACCCGATTTAAGTTTTTCACCAGAGCAAGCCAATTGGCTGCCCTTTGATGACTTGCCCTTTACAATGGTCTGGGCGCTAGTCCTCATCGGAGGTTTCTTATTAGGCCTGATCTCTATGTATTGGTTGACTCCATGGCTTTATACAATGGTAGGTAAATGGTTTAAAGGAACAGGCACCTTTAAGCAAATGCAAATAGCGTATGTATGGGCAAACGTACCAAGCATGGTTTTTGGCATCATAAGCTTACTGTGTCTTATTAGTTTAGGGAGTTCGGTTCTTACACCGGCTGCAGAAGTTAGCGGGGCACTATTGGCCGTAAGCCTTGCATATTCCTACATCGGTACGATATTTACGATATGGGCATTTGTGCTTTCACTGAATACCATTAGTGTCGTGCATCAGTTTTCTCGCTGGTCGTCATTAGGGACAGTTTTGTTGAGCATAATTCTCCTTATAGGGTTTGTCCTTATTCTTTCTTTAATTACTGTCGTCATCATAATTATCTTATAA